Sequence from the Rutidosis leptorrhynchoides isolate AG116_Rl617_1_P2 chromosome 3, CSIRO_AGI_Rlap_v1, whole genome shotgun sequence genome:
AAAAACAATTggaattttgtttctttttttttttggtagACCAAGAAGCCACAAAAAAAAACAATCCtccttatatatattatttatatagcaAGATATGAAAGTCGGTTAACAATTATTGATGACGTATTCGAACTAAATAGTTTATTAAAATAACCAACCTTATAATCTTGttgcatacgtaaatatatattatattaaaattcatacacTTCATATTTTAATGATcaaaatcatttaattaattaactTTTAATTAATTAACTACTAACAAATTAATTCTATTTTCATTacttgaatataatatatatacaaatatgtattattaattgacgtctaggtgtatatgtgtgtgaccccgaaggctcacatGAATTCAGCCGTATAGTTATGTGTTGTACCTTGCGCataaatcctacagactcccacttgtgtacggcacaacaccaagtaactatacaaacaatggttagcgtctagcaacacgccattatccccaaattcacgtgagggtagtttctcagaaCTACTCATTTTAAGTGTTAATGTCATTTAtccctttgtttcagatactttagttaaacttgagacatggatcatcagtcattctcatttgtttaacaatttagttttctcgatcttagaaatgaattagatcaccaaattaattaagtatcatctcaattacatttgggtgcggccacacaaatatcttattcattcatcgaggagctcaaaagtatctaactctaAATATgttggaggaacaaatcctattttGCCTACACGTGTCTGTCACGAGCTTCACATTACACCCAATAATGgcttttataacagccttattcaggacagcgtttaaccatatcaaagtataatgcTCCACACATCGAAACCGTCGTGCATCTCAAGTCGAAAGACTTATGACATAACCACTTGCGAGTTTCACTATTGACGCCGATCCATGCAGTGAAAACTTgaaggttgggtcattccaatattcatcctaTGAATACATGTGAGTTTGATAGTAATACATTACACCATATCAAACACTCACATTTATCTTGGTTTGATGTTACTCCCGTATCATCAATCGACAATGGAAAATTTAGAATAAGTCATTATTCACGGATTTAAACATGCAAATATAGAACACAGTAGTTATGGAAAAAAAATGATCATATcacaatatatcaattcattacaaATAAAAACTGCTTTCATGTTCCAATTATCCAAATACTAAAATTACATAAAACTATTAGCTAGTCTAAGCCCAATGTTCCTAGAATGCTCGACATGCTTGGTACAAGACATTGGCTTTGTGAACGGGTTAGCTAGATTGTCTTCTGTTGGAACCTTTTGAATACGTACGTCACCTCTCTCTATAACTTCACGTATGTAGTGAAATTTTCAAAGAATGTGTTTGGCACCACGTAGAACTCCTGGTTCATTTGCTATTACTATAGCACCAGTATTGTCGCAATACATGTCCATGGGATTTTCAATGCTGGGAACAACGCCAAGTCCAGATATGAATTTTCTGATCCAAACACCTTCCTGAGCAGCTTCAGATGTAGCAATGTATTCTGATTCTGTTGTAGACATTGCTGTAGTGCTCTGCTTCGAGCTTCTCCAGTCGACTGCACCTCCGTTCATAACGAAAACGTAGCCAGATTGTGATCGactatcatctcgatcagtttcgaAACTAGCATCAGTGTAACACTTTATACTTAGTTCTTCGAAACCTTCATAAactaagaacatatctttagtgttTCTCAAATACTTCAATATATTCTTTACAGCAGTCCAGTGACTATCACCTAGATTTTGTTGGTATCGGATCGTCATATTGAGAGCGAAAGAAAAATCTGGTTAAGTACACCTCATAGCATACATGATGGATccaatagctgaagcatatgggacTCCAATCATTCGCTTCACCTCTTCGGGTGTAGAGGGGGCTTGAGTCTTACTCAATACCACATTTGGTTGCATCGGAAGACTACCACGCTTGGAAGCTTCCATCTTAAATCGCTTTAAGATTTTGTCAACATATGCACTTTGACTTAGACCTATTAACCACTTAGATCTATCTCTATAGATATTGATTCCTAGGATATACGCTGCATCTCCCAGATCTTTCATAgagaaacattttccaagccaGGACTTAACGTCTTGTAGCGTTGGAATAtgatttcccatgagtaatatgtcatcaacatataagatcagaaAGACTTTAAAGCTCCCACTAGCTCTCATGTACACACATGGTTGGTTAAGGTTTTGTgagaaaccaaactctttgattttctcatcAAACTTCTTGTTCCAACTCcttgatgcttgctttaatccataaatggatttctgaagcttgcatactttattaggatacttaggatttacaaacccttcaggttgcaccatatatacgtcctcgctaagGTGACCATTTAGGAATGCGGTTTTGActtccatttgccaaatttcataGTCATAGTACGCTGCTATAGCTATGAGTATCCTAATAGCTTTAATGTCCGCCACTGGAGAAAAGGTCTCTTCATAATCAACCCCAtaggtttgagtataaccttttgctacCAAGCGGGCCTTAAAGGTGTGTACATTTCCATACATGTCGGTCTTCTTCTTAAAGATCCATTTACACCCAACAAGATTGATGTTTGGTGGGAGATCAATCAAGCACcaaacttgattatctttcatggacggcATCTCTTTATTCATAGCATCTTTCCATTTATCAGATTCAGGATTTGACAATGCAGCTTTGTAATTAGCGGGTTCACCCAGATCCCCTAATTCCAAGTCCTTCGTCGTAACCATAAGGTTTAACCTTTCAGTGGACGAGAGGTTCTATTAGATCTACGAATGAGACATGCTTCGTCCTGTGCCTCGACACTTTCATGTTGAGGCTCAGTACGAATTTCGCTAGTGCCTACAGAAGGTAATGTATcttgttcttgaatttcttcaagatctacagcGCTCCCACTTGCTTCCTGTAAGAGGAGACTCTTCTCCAAAAACTCAGCATATCTAGCAGTGAAAACCTTGTTTTCTGCTGGATAGTAGAAGTAGTATCCCATCGTCTCCTTTGGGTATCCTACAAAGATACACTTGATAGTTCTGGACTCAAGTTTTTTTGGCGTATGACGCTTCACATGagcctcacaaccccagactttcaagtaAGACAGATTTGGGACTTTTCCATGCCATATTTCATATGTTGTCTTgtttaccttcttggttggaaccatgttCAGAATGCGTGCagcattgatgttatgcgaggtgtatatgaaatagcttatattttacaaggaaaaactattaaatacgttacaattttatacaagatatttattatttatttacagatgggatatacttaaaccttgttacaacactataggcagtgtacctaatcgtagagtagtatagtttttagtaagtccggttcgttccacagggagcgggcttattgtacactatatttttaaacaattatatctgtacaaaatatattatattaataatatataaaagggggtttaccgtttaatgaccggtttgtcgattttaaaacttaagcataaatataaatgacaataattaaagtgcgtaaaataaataacaatataataattatgcttatttaaacttccataaccatgatgtttgacgtgttgatttttagtttattcccatgggttaattgttctttgtcctggattatttaatatgtccgtctagtttttatccataacagtccatcagtcataaatataaagtgtgagtatcctcgtcaaattatccttatacccgaagtcaaatattccaactaattggggattcgaactgtaacaaggtcttaatactttgtttaataattacaccaggatatcgactgcgtgtaacccaaggttttaatactttgttatcaattatgccaagtgtccttgtacataatttcacccctgttttaataattctagtgactattaatccattcccgtgtccggttaaatgaacgattattcgttcatataaatatcccgcccatcgtgtccgatcgagtgtatatggttatttataggtacatccaattgtaaatctttatattaaaattaacaaactatcatttagttaaacaaatataaagcccattaatatctcatagtctaatttccacaagtgtcgttcttttgtccaaaccccaattatggtacaaagcccaattacccaattttaatatttttagcccaacatcatgattacttcgtcttaaataagcataataataatttagctacgagacattaatttaaaaaggagaacataacttacattgagtatttatcgcgtagtgttacacgtacATAATTttaactttaaaacccgtaaaataacctttacataacccaaacttatctaatataaaactaccctataatatatatatatatatatatatatatatatatatatatatatatatatatatatatatatatatatatatatatttattattattagaggagtattattattattatgtttttaaactcggccagaattcgttgcatttataggacctgacttcacttttcgggccatgcgatcgcatgggatatgtgccttctggccatgcgatcgcatggtgtctggcaccagctcacattcatttgttttttagtctgccgacactatttaatataatataaaatatataaataatttatataattatttaaatattatattatattcttgtgcatagtagacttttaatttttggtccgttgcgtcgggcgttgatagttggctcagttcccggttccggattttcgaacgtcttttcgtataatttaatatcttgtactttgcgttccgcaacttgtacttttgtcatttttagacgtttctcatcaataaattgaaccacttagattgtatcttgtacatttgagctttttggtcatttgcgtcttcaaatcgtcattttcgccttttgtcttcgcacttatttaatataaacgattacaatttaaaataggacaattacaactaaataatttacatattgggaggatattgctactaaatatatgttcatttggagcactatcaaatatccccacacttgaacgttgcttgtcctcaagcaatacagaacttgaaattaaatcacacgaatcacttctttattcttcacactttatacattagtgattctgatacggcagtataaacaatgatagtaacgatgtggtttacagtcccacatgactataaaaatttagatccttaaggaaattggatctttataaaaatatttgatcttttgaaaattcattctagcttttaccctagataagttttccggaataccccttcaccggtgtttgcaaaatgtttttgtgggttttgtgggtttcagatttgaaaattttagctcaaaacttataattttgtgtcacccacttgctaaccttgtattgggaaagcaacacgtccagtatacttgtcccgaatattacctttcggtaaactaccgtccggttgtaaaggaaagcgttgaacaagatattgttaaggcaatgtcccatgacatgcttttaattatggtctataacgtgtcggatgcaattactatccttggtaggagcaatagtaaagctcaacctatagtttttcggtctggcacaaggtcctgtatttgaccatgctatgcaaccaccgttcttacggttgacacccgatttggttcaggtgacctaatgaattccaggtgaattcctaggattttacgttcaatggtaatgaacgcattgaaaatgggttttcagaaaacaaatcggttttaatttgatcaaaatattttctcgttcaagctcgagtttagatatcatcgaattccatgagtttgtaattctcaatctttaaagtcaatctcaaggattgagtaatatcagtcttaaaagcagatttttaatctttaaggagattatcctttctagggatctaattcattagtcttatcaagctaatttgcacggcgccctccccattttacgagacagatcctctcatggttaggataagtctgaccacttggtgaccctgtttgatgctgaggtccgtggatttcctgctgattttagagatgacttttctagatttttcgtcaacctacagctggtctggacgacaacttcttgacctaaatcaagaagcgcgtgtctttttcggaagactttacttccttttaatgatggaattgattcatcgtgtagatccatcttttcttttatttttattataatattgcgtgtaaaacagtcaatttagtacaaaacaaaagcacctgcaataaactttacagaaacatgtgatagatagtttttaatttaataacttggtacattctccccacacttggcttttttcatgcgtctttttatatcttaataaataaattcaagcgttttagttgtttctcaatttatgtcctttctaaggtaacgataatttcggtattaacacctagttttcatcgttcataaatatgtataaacatgattttgaattcatttagttgaaattttttttaaaattttcacaaaatttagaaaataaaccaagtataaacccgagagaatttatcactcttccccacacttaagatcatgcaatgccctcatttgcatgaaatcagactctaattataaattcatgagggtgattagtgtagaaaagtgattgaaaatacccagtttctaattacaaagctcgtcgaatgatagatggcgcgcctcatcgttcatcccttcttgttttatcacacatattttttttcttcaaaaacggctgattttctgagctgtttgttaatatttgaaaatgcgtcttttacccttacttattatgcatgtttattaacgagttatgcactaacccgaacccctaatttaatgttaagtggggttagacttccccacacttagctgacgatatgtgaagtcggtagaataagtttcacgaattagaatagtgagccagttatttacatcccgGGTGGTGTATactatatcaatgggtttaaagtttagaaccactcgatcgtcactacttaattcttttttaagtgtagcttttagtaaatggatacgtctcttttctggttcttggtcaaatggatagatatacaccgacatacatattcctatagggtggaaaattcctaacatttcctttcgttcattctcgggatcaaggttttcacctctattacccaattgggtgaaattcgaggtgtcaatatctattacagcttgtagttcatctttggtagatgactcgtctattgagaatattgggttggaaggttgtggaatggtgaatttcgggatcgaagcaaattcttcttcattaatggtacttattggtctcaccattttggtctcgggggtaaaattttcaacgttatcgttttcccaagagtaccaatttgtcacccttacttcttcctcattcattgatggatcgatgattttgtcggtagaggctaatgtgtcgatatgttgtgaaattggtaaaactgaataaaaagtatcatcaggataattggtgatttcggagctctcgaattcatcaaaattcgatg
This genomic interval carries:
- the LOC139901885 gene encoding secreted RxLR effector protein 161-like, with amino-acid sequence MTIRYQQNLGDSHWTAVKNILKYLRNTKDMFLVYEGFEELSIKCYTDASFETDRDDSRSQSGYVFVMNGGAVDWRSSKQSTTAMSTTESEYIATSEAAQEGVWIRKFISGLGVVPSIENPMDMYCDNTGAIVIANEPGVLRGAKHIL